A window of Candidatus Alcyoniella australis contains these coding sequences:
- a CDS encoding glycoside hydrolase family 31 protein, protein STDLGLRSAIISLLQSSFLGFPVWGSDTGGYHHFIDREVFARWIEFSCFCPLMEIGGRGDQAPWNMPTQPHYDEQMIEIYRDYVTLHHELQDYSYQYAQRAHQSGAPIARPLVFDWPDDPQVREIWDEYLYGDEILVAPVWRVGQRSRSVYLPQGEWTDYWDRDTTYSGPLWIEADAPLERIPLYLRDQ, encoded by the coding sequence GAGCACCGATTTGGGCCTGCGCTCGGCGATCATCAGCCTGTTGCAAAGCTCGTTTCTGGGGTTCCCGGTCTGGGGCTCGGACACCGGCGGCTACCACCATTTCATCGACCGCGAGGTCTTTGCGCGCTGGATCGAGTTCTCCTGCTTCTGCCCGCTGATGGAGATCGGCGGGCGCGGCGACCAGGCGCCGTGGAACATGCCCACGCAGCCGCACTACGACGAACAGATGATCGAGATCTACCGCGACTACGTCACGCTGCATCACGAGTTGCAGGATTACTCGTACCAATACGCGCAGCGCGCGCACCAAAGCGGCGCGCCAATCGCCCGGCCGTTGGTCTTCGACTGGCCCGACGATCCGCAGGTGCGCGAGATCTGGGATGAGTACCTGTACGGCGACGAGATTTTAGTGGCGCCGGTCTGGCGCGTGGGGCAGCGCTCGCGCAGCGTGTATTTGCCCCAGGGGGAGTGGACCGATTATTGGGACCGCGATACGACCTACAGTGGGCCGCTGTGGATCGAGGCCGACGCGCCCCTGGAGCGGATCCCGCTCTACCTGCGCGATCAGTAA
- the lgt gene encoding prolipoprotein diacylglyceryl transferase yields MHPQIDLPFGLSLHSYGLMLATGLLLALLLTLREGRRLRIPEDFIYNLAFWAMLSGILGSRLFYVIVHFGDQYSGRPLDLLKIWQGGLVFYGGFIGAVIVSWIYIRRKGYNFWRVADMAVPGVALGLVFGRIGCTMAGCCYGKVCPADFPFPLVFPEWTVGRPGVALYPTQPMSSLNALLLFSILWFVTRKRRVFEGMQTVIFLGYYAITRGLIELLRDRMGDESMYTLLRFSDARLRDHPQWVERTFDKLIAFDTLATDGTTAVLRISESQLVGVLMLVLAVVLFFVLRRRYPLTKAEQ; encoded by the coding sequence ATGCACCCCCAGATTGATCTGCCGTTTGGTCTGAGCCTGCACAGCTACGGCCTGATGCTGGCCACGGGGCTGCTGCTGGCGCTGCTGCTGACCCTGCGCGAGGGACGGCGGCTGCGGATTCCCGAAGACTTCATCTACAACCTGGCGTTTTGGGCGATGCTCTCCGGGATTCTGGGCTCGCGGCTGTTCTACGTGATCGTGCACTTCGGCGATCAGTACTCCGGTCGGCCGCTGGACCTGCTCAAGATCTGGCAGGGCGGGCTGGTATTTTACGGCGGGTTCATCGGCGCGGTGATCGTCAGCTGGATCTACATCCGGCGCAAGGGGTACAACTTCTGGCGCGTGGCCGACATGGCGGTCCCGGGCGTGGCCCTGGGTCTGGTCTTCGGCCGCATCGGCTGCACCATGGCAGGCTGTTGCTACGGCAAGGTCTGCCCGGCCGACTTTCCGTTCCCGTTGGTGTTCCCCGAGTGGACCGTGGGCCGCCCCGGCGTTGCGCTTTACCCGACCCAGCCGATGTCGAGCCTCAACGCGCTGCTGCTGTTTAGCATCCTGTGGTTCGTCACGCGCAAGCGCCGCGTGTTCGAGGGTATGCAGACCGTGATTTTTCTGGGCTACTACGCGATCACCCGCGGGCTGATCGAGCTGCTGCGCGACCGGATGGGCGATGAGAGCATGTACACGCTGTTGCGTTTCTCCGACGCGCGCTTGCGCGACCATCCGCAGTGGGTCGAGCGGACGTTTGACAAGCTGATCGCCTTTGATACCCTGGCGACCGACGGTACGACCGCCGTGCTGCGGATCTCGGAAAGCCAGCTGGTCGGCGTGCTGATGCTGGTTTTGGCCGTTGTGCTGTTCTTTGTGCTGCGGCGACGTTATCCCCTTACGAAGGCTGAGCAATGA
- the lspA gene encoding signal peptidase II, with amino-acid sequence MKLKFPLFLFGAALACGLDQLAKHFALLWTARIPRGMAIQIIPDILEINYAQNVGAAFSMFSGYPLLFFMIVGALAMVFILSFLWQLEHGQYAMVFALSSVMGGALGNAIDRLTTADHHVVDFIYLHYFDKFRWPIFNVADIFIVIGVVVLVYRLTRIELERAARIRRSKAGQADDGSAPIVPPAGTDAPPD; translated from the coding sequence ATGAAACTCAAGTTTCCACTGTTCTTATTCGGCGCAGCGCTGGCCTGCGGACTGGATCAGCTGGCCAAGCACTTCGCTCTGCTGTGGACCGCACGCATCCCGCGCGGCATGGCGATCCAGATCATCCCCGACATCCTCGAGATCAACTACGCCCAGAACGTGGGCGCCGCGTTCTCGATGTTCTCGGGCTACCCGCTGCTGTTCTTCATGATCGTCGGCGCGTTGGCCATGGTCTTCATTTTAAGCTTCCTCTGGCAGCTCGAGCACGGCCAATACGCAATGGTATTCGCGCTGTCTTCAGTAATGGGCGGCGCCCTGGGCAACGCCATCGACCGCCTGACCACCGCGGACCATCACGTGGTCGACTTCATCTACCTGCACTACTTCGACAAGTTTCGTTGGCCGATCTTCAACGTGGCCGACATTTTTATCGTCATCGGCGTGGTCGTACTGGTCTATCGGCTGACCCGCATCGAGCTGGAGCGCGCGGCCCGCATTCGCCGCTCCAAGGCCGGACAGGCCGACGACGGGTCCGCCCCGATCGTGCCGCCCGCAGGAACCGATGCACCCCCAGATTGA